CGGAGAAAATACAGGGGTTATCGGGATGACTCGTATCGCTTCTGTCTCCGTTATCCGTAACGCGGCCTTCATCGCCATTGCTCTTAGCTTCCTAGGGAAATTTACTGCCTTGATTTCAACCATTCCAAATGCTGTGCTTGGTGGCATGTCCATCCTTCTCTACGGAGTTATCGCCAGCAACGGTTTGAAAGTTTTGATTAAGGAACGCGTTGACTTCAGTCAAATGCGTAACCTCATCATTGCTAGTGCCATGTTAGTACTTGGACTTGGGGGAGCCATCCTCAAACTTGGGCCAGTTACACTTTCAGGTACTGCTTTATCAGCCATGACAGGAATCATCTTGAACTTGATCTTGCCACACGAAAACAAAGACTAATCATCTATATACACAAAATCCACTCGATTGAGTGGATTTTTTAATTACTTACTCTTTATTTCCAACAGTAAATCTTTCAAAGAAATAATGGTCACGGCTAGTAAAATCATAGCCATACCGACAAAATCAATCGCATAAAACTGTTCCTTCATAATCAGAAAGGCAAAGAAAACGGCAGAAATTGGTTCTATGGAAGCTAATAAACTAGACTTAACAGGGCCTATCAGACTAGCTCCTTTTAGGAAAGCTGTATAGGCAAAAACCGTTCCGATGATGATAATCCCAGCAAATGCAAAGAGAAAATCTAAGCTGGTTGGTATGCTGGCCTGTAAGACTCCTGTGAAAGGAATAGCCACTACACCAGAAATAACCATCCCAACACCAATCACCAAAATACTGCCCCACTTCTTAATCAAAGCAATAGGAAGGATGATATAGAGGGCATAGGTCAAGGCTGAAAAGAGGCCCCAGAACAGACCTAGGGGTGTGACAGATAACTGGTCAACTTTCCCGTGCGTCGCAATCAGAAAAGTTCCTCCTATAGCCAATCCAATCGAAATAATCTCAGCCAGTGTCGGTGCTACCCTATCTTTCATACAGGTATAAACCAAGATCCCAACGGGGCACACATACTGGAGAACTGTCGCTGT
This Streptococcus oralis DNA region includes the following protein-coding sequences:
- a CDS encoding DMT family transporter, whose protein sequence is MSKTVKGTLYTVVAGIAWGLSETSGQYLMAHGISALVLTNLRLIIAGLALVFLSYVTAKNKLYAFIKDRKSLLSLLLFAVFGLFLNQFAYLSAIQETNAGTATVLQYVCPVGILVYTCMKDRVAPTLAEIISIGLAIGGTFLIATHGKVDQLSVTPLGLFWGLFSALTYALYIILPIALIKKWGSILVIGVGMVISGVVAIPFTGVLQASIPTSLDFLFAFAGIIIIGTVFAYTAFLKGASLIGPVKSSLLASIEPISAVFFAFLIMKEQFYAIDFVGMAMILLAVTIISLKDLLLEIKSK